Part of the Azospirillum thiophilum genome, CGGCGCCGTCGCTCCGCTGCCCCCCGGCTACGAACTGAACCTGTCGGTGCGCCGCGCCCTGCGGACGGGGACCAGCGCCGGCATCCCGATCGAGGATGTCGGCGTGCCCGCGACCATCGTCCACCACCTGACCAGGACCGACATCCTCGACGAGAACCGCGACCTGATCGCGTTCGCTGCGCGGGTGCTGGGCTGAGAATCCCGCTCTTCAATCCCGGCCCTTGCCGACCAGCAGCCGCTCCAGCCCATAGACGCGGTCGAGCACCAGCATGGCGGCGACCGTCACGAAGATCAGCGCCGCCGACACCGCGGCGACCAGCGGGTCGATGTTGTCCTGGATGTAGAGGAACAGGCGCACCGGCAGGGTGGTGGTCTCCGGCGAGGCGATGAAGACGGTCATCGTCACCTCGTCGAAGCTGTTGATGAAGGCAAGCACCCAGCCGCTGGCGACGCCCGGCAGGATCAAGGGCAGCGTCACCCGGCGGAAGCAGGTCCAGGACGAGGCGCCGAGCGAGGATGCCGCGTTCTCCACCGCGCGGTCCATGCCGGTCGAGGCCGCCAGGATCAGCCGCAGGGCGAAGGGCAGGATGATGATGACGTGGCTCAGCACCAGCCCGACGAAGGTGCCGCCCAGCCCGATCATGGTGAAGAAGCGCAGGAAGGCGATGCCGAGCACGATGTGCGGCACCATCAGCGGCGACAGGAACAGCGCCTGGATCGCCTCGCGCCCGAAGAACTGGTGGCGCGCGATGGCGAGCGCCGCCGGCACCGCCACCAGGATCGCCAGGGTGGAGGACACCGCCCCCAGCAGCAGGCTGTCCTTGAAGGCGCGGATGAATTCCG contains:
- a CDS encoding ABC transporter permease — protein: MNRNGPVALIFHVLFLGFLLAPILIVCAVAFTSEGYLSLPTNGLSLRWFRAIGDNPEFIRAFKDSLLLGAVSSTLAILVAVPAALAIARHQFFGREAIQALFLSPLMVPHIVLGIAFLRFFTMIGLGGTFVGLVLSHVIIILPFALRLILAASTGMDRAVENAASSLGASSWTCFRRVTLPLILPGVASGWVLAFINSFDEVTMTVFIASPETTTLPVRLFLYIQDNIDPLVAAVSAALIFVTVAAMLVLDRVYGLERLLVGKGRD